CGAGCAACAGGTAATCGACGCCCTCCGCGCGTACGCCGAGCAGGCAGACGCCGGTTCCTACCAGCGCCGTCTCTTCGCCGACGATGCCGCCCGCGGATTCGCCTTCATCGACCTTTGCCGCAAACGCTACGACGCGGTGGTGATGAATCCTCCATTTGGGGAGTGGTCGGCTCAGTACAAGAACTTGGCAAGGGATGCATTCCCTAACAGCTATAACGATATCCTCGCTGCATTTATAGAACGGGGCGGGCAGCTTCTCAGGCACGGCGGCCATCTTGGAGCGATTACATCACGTACGTGCTTTTTTCTCTCTTCTTTTGAAAAATGGCGAGAACGGGTAATACTTTCGTTTCTGAAGCCTGAAATTATTGCGGATCTTGGACTTGGCGTCATGGATGCTGCAATGGTTGAAGCTGCTGCCTATGTCCTTTCTATTCCGATGGACCCCCGTCAGAAATCTGAGATGAATTGTTTTAGGGCCCTCAACGAACAAGATCCTGCTAGAAAAATACAGAGTATGGTTGCCTCTATTTTAAAGGGCAGTCGCCCTGAAAACTATTATATAATCAATCCTTCCAGCTTCTTTGTTGTTCCCGGAGCTCCATTCAATTATTGGGTACCAGATAGAATTCGGAGCGCTTTCCGTTCATTCCCAAGCTTCGAGCCCAATACGGGAGTAGTTAGAGTCGGGACACAAACCTCCAATGATGAGCGCTTCGTCAGGACTTGGTGGGAGGTCAAAGAAAGCTCCATCATCCGGCGGCCAAACTCCCCCGTGGGCAACGACGCATGGGTAGCCTTCTCCAAAGGAGGTGGAATGTCACGATTTTATTGTGACTTTCCCCTAGTCGTAAACTGGCATAGAGATGGGAAAGAAATCAAAGATTTCAATGAGAATACCGGGTCTAACAAGGGTGGGCACTGGTCACGAAATGTTAGAAGTATTGAATACTACTTCATGCCAGGGCTAACGTGGGGGATGCGTGCATCGGCTCTAGGAATTTGTGCAATGCCCTCAGGTTGTATCTTCAGCACAAACGCTTATGGCTGCTTCCCAGTAGAAGATCCGTTAATTGTGCTCGCAATACTATCATCACAACCTGCGGCTTATTTGATTGATATGATGCTTGAGAGGGAAGGATTTTCGAAGTTTGTCCCTGGTATCGTTCAAAGATTGCCATTCCCAAAATACATACCGCCAGAAGTCAGAGAGGTTCTGCGAGACGCTGCTCTGAATTTGTGGAAGTCTGTTCGTGATGAGCGCTCTTGGTCAGAAACCTCTTACTCTTTCGAAGGAACATTGATCCCCGATAAAACAAAAAAACTTAATGCTTGTTTTAAAGACTACCGATTGACCATCGAAAAGCTTGAAAACGATCAGATGCTACACGAAAACCGTATCAATTCGGTCACTTACTCCATTTATTTATTTACAGGTGAAGACCGTACTGTTATTGAAAAGCGCTTCTCATCGCATTCAGAAAAGGGAAGTGAAGGTTCATCTTCCCGAAAGGAAGATGAAGATGTGAGCCTCTCTGACACCACTTCCTACGTGCAAAATCTTGTTAGTTTTGCTCTAGGCACAATTTTCGGCCGTTGGGAAGTCCGGTATTCTACTGGCCAACGCCAGGTTTCAAATTTGCCAGGTCTCTTCGAGGCGCTTCCTATTTGTCCACCCGGCATGCTCCAGAACGCCGAGGGCCTGCCCGCCGAGCCGAAAGATGTGCCCGCCGATTACCCGTTGCGCATTTCCTGGCCCGGCATTCTGGTGGACGACGAGAACCACCCAGAGGACATTGTCGCCCGCATCCGCGAAGCCATCGAGGTGATCTGGAAGGACCGCGGCGAAGCCATCGAGCAGGAAGCCTGCGAGATCCTCGGCGTGAAGTCCCTGCGCGACTACTTCCGCCGCCCTGCCACCTTCTTCGCCGACCACCTCAAGCGCTACAGCAAAAGCCGCCGCCAGGCCCCCATCTACTGGCCGCTCTCCACCAAGTCCGGCAGCTACACCCTCTGGCTCTACTACCACCGCCTCACCGACCAGACCCTCCACACCTGCCTGGCCGACTTCCTCGATCCCAAGATCCGCAAGGTCCAATCCGAACTCGATGCCCTTACCGCCTCGGGCCAGAGCGGCACCCGCGCCGGCGAGCTCCGCGAGTTCCTGGACGAACTTAAGGACCTGCGCGACGAGATCGAGCGCATCATCAAGCTCCCCTGGAAGCCCAACCTCAACGACGGCGTCCTCATCACCGCTAGTCCCCTCTGGAAGCTCTTCCGTCTGCCGAAATGGCAGAAGGACCTGAAGGTCTGCTGGGAAAAGCTCGAAAAAGGAGAGTACGACTGGGCGCACCTGGCCTATAGCATCTGGCCCACTCGGGTGGAAGATGTCTGCAAAAAAGATCGTTCTATCGCTATCGCCCACGGTCTGGAGCACCTCTGCAAAGTGGCGCCGCCAAAGGCGAAAGGCACGCGGGGGAGGAAGAAGGTTTCTCCCGTTACAGAGGAGCTTGATTTATGACGATTCGGGAATACATCCGTGATCAGGTCTTCCGCCGCAGAGCCCAGGAGAAAGGTGCACTCGTCATTTATGACCCAGTTCGCCGCTATTACGATGTTGCTCTGGATATGGCATGGGAAAAATGCCAGGTGATCGACGTTTCCCCATCTATCATTGAGCAGCGTGAGGCAGCTACGGAAGCTCTCAGCTCCTTGGCGGACGGTAACATCCATCAACTGGTGATCTGGATTCCGGCGCCTCCTCCCGCGGACAGCGATGCCAAGCAGCGAGACCCCTTTGCCGTTTTCGCCGAGATCGGAGCCGTCTTCCCCTCGGGCGATGGCGATGATTACGCTTCCATTTGTCGCCGGGCCAAGCCGGATCATGTCCCGGAAATCAATAGGCTTTTCGAAGACGGGGAGCCGACCTTTGATATGATGGATGCGCTCGACCAGGGGGGCTCCTGGCCCAAACTGAAAACCCTGCTGGGAGCCTCGTCCGCGAGAGAAATCCTGATCGGCATCGTATCGCCGAAACCGGAACAGGAAGAGGCGCTCAAGCAGGACCCGACCTGGGTGGGAGAAGCCAGGGAGTTTGTTCATCGCAGCCTTGGGCAAAGGCTTAAGACCAAGGGGCAGACACGTCAGTCGATCGCTGACGAGTTGTGGCGGATCATCCTTTTCAGCGAATTCGTATTCGATTCCGGGAGTGAAATCCCCTCGGCCCTTGCGACCCTTCCGCAAGCCGGGATCGAGGCGAAATCTCTGATCTACGATCTCTGTGATGAGTTACGCAAGCACGAGGACCATAAGGATACCTACACGATCTTTGCCTTGGAGATCGAGCAGGAGCTTTCACTCGCGGAGCGTACTCGCGAGATGACACAGTTTGGGGAGCGGGATACCTTCTCCTTTGAAGAGCGCCTTTTCCTGCAGCGCATGGTGGACCAGGCCCTTGATGGTGAGCTTGAAAAAGCAAGGGAAATCTGGGAGAGCCGCAGAAAGTCCATCTGGATGGGGCAGGAGGAGCGTTTGGCCGAGTGGACCCTTTCCTTGAGGGCTCTCGATCTTCTCGATACAGCCAGTCGTCTGAGCACCCCCCGCTTCCCCACGCTTGAATCGATCATCCATGGCTACGCTTTGAACTGGCGCGACCTGGACCGCCACCACCGAGAGATGGAACAGGCCGTCAATGAGTGGCAGGGGGACCACGAAGGGCTGGAAACATTGGTCGCCCGCGCCCGTTCTGCATACTTCCGATCTGTTGAGGCTCTTCAAGCCGAATTCGTTCGCCTGGTGGCTACCGAGGGGTGGCCGGTCAGTGGGGGCCAAGTGCTCTGGAACTGCCAGATCTTCTCGAAAATGGTCGCCCCGGCCCTCGACGCCGGCGAGCGCGTGGCCTATTTTCTCATTGATTCTCTACGCTATGAACTGGGCGTCGAGATCGAAAAGCAGCTATCTGACAAGCGGCCGGTTATCCTGCACACCGCCTGCGCTCAACTGCCGACTTATACCGAAGTGGGGATGGCCAGCCTGATGCCCGAGGCCGAGTCTGCTCTCAAGATGATCAGCAAGGATGGGAAACTGGTCACGACCCTCGGTGGACAGGTGGCAACTGCCCCGGCTACGCGCTTGGCCTACCTGCAATCGAAAAAAGGTGACCAGTGCGGCGATATCGACCTTGACGATTTGGTTCGCCAGAAGAAACCGAAAATGGGAGACAAGGTGCGACTGCTTCTTGTCCGCACCCGTGATATTGACTCCATTGCCCATGATACCCCTCATCACGTCCTGCAATTGATCCCGACACTTGTGCGCCAGATCCTTCGCGGGTTGACCAAGGTGGCGGATATGGGCTTCGATAGAGCGATCATTGCCACTGACCATGGATTCATCCTCTTCCATGAACAAGGGGCAGGGAATGTTGCCCCGCGCCCGGCAGGTAACTGGCTGATCGAAAAAACTCGGTGCATGCTCGGCCAGGGCCAGGCCGATGCAGCGAACTTGGTGCTGAAACGCGAAGATCTAGGTATCCCAGGTGATTTCGAAGAATTTGCCGCGCCCAAAGCTTTGGTCCCTTATTCCCGCGGACAGATATACTACCATGAGGGGTTATCCCTCCAGGAATGCGTGCTTCCCTGCCTCAACGTTCAACTTGTCTCTGGCAAGAAAGGGAAAAAGCTCTCACCCGATAGCCTGGTATTGACTTATCGCCAGGGGAAAACCAACCGCATTACCTCTCGTCGTCCTGTCGTGGATTTGGCCTGGCCGCAGGCTGGGCTATTCACCGAAGAGGGAGAAATCGAGGTCGTTATCGAGGCCGCCGATCCCAAAGGAAAGATCGTAGGTTGGGTAGGCTCCTGCCCGACAATTAACCCCGCGACTGGCGGGGTGCGCATCAACCCCGGCGCCGCTCTCTCTGTAGGACTCCGGATGGAGGATGATTTCTCTGGGGACTTCACCGTGCGGGTGCTCGACGCAGCGACAAACGTATTGCTGGCCAGCCTTCATCTTGAGACGGGATATTTCGAATGAACCAGGATGCCCTCGACATCAAACTAAACGACGTCTTCTTCGGCAAGGTGGTGCGCAAGGATCTGCTCCTTCAGGTAAAAAAGGGGACCAACGTTCCATCCTTCGTGCTGGAATTTCTTCTGGCTCGCTACTGCGCCAGCGATGATCCGCGAGAGATACAGGAGGGGATGGCTGCGGTTCTGGAGACCATTCAGAAGAACTACGTGCGCCCCGACGAGAGCAACAAGGCGCAGATGATCGTTCAACAGAGGGGCAAGCACACCTTCATCGACAAGATCCACGTCAAATATTTTGAGAAGGAGAAGCGGCCTTGGGCGCGGATGGAGAATTTCAATTCCTCACGCATCGCTATAAACGATCGCTACTACCAATCTGAAAACGACCGCATCTTCGAAGGGGGGATCTGGGCGGAGTGCACCGTTGCCCACAACGATGTTGAAGATGACCCTTATGCCTTCTACATCGAAAAGCTTAAGCCGATCCAACTTTCCAGGTTTGATTTCGATGGGTTCGTGGAGGGGCGCAGGCAGTTCACCCGGGACGAGTGGATCGATGTACTGATCCGCTCGTTTGGCATTGAGCCGAGCTGGATGAGTCCGCGCCTGAAGTTTCATTATCTGGCCCGACTCGCTCCCTTGGTGGAGGCGAACTTCAACTTCATCGAGCTGGGTCCGCGCGGGAACGGGAAGTCCTACACTTTCAGCGAGTTCTCACCTTATTCGACGTTGCTCGGTGCACCGACCTCTGCCGCAACACTCTGGTGGAATAACGGCCGCAAGCAGGTTGGAATTATAGGCTTTTGGGACGTAGTGGCTTTTGATGAGGTCGGCGAAGGGATCGTGGTGCGAGATCGCGAGACCTTTCAGGTGATGAAGCAGTACATGGCCAACGGCAATTTCACCCGATCTTCCTCAATGGTTACGGCGAGCGCCAGCTTGGCTTTCATCGGCAATATCGATGATGCGATTGAGTCGGTGGTCAACTCCCCTGAGCATTCGCTCTTCAAGCCTCTGCATCCAGTATTCGATCTGGCCATTCTGGACCGTTTCCATACCTTCGTTCCCGGCTGGGAGATTCCGAAGAACAAAGACGAGAACCTGACCCGCAATTACGGTTTGATAATCGAATACCTGGCCGAGGCATTTCACCATCTCGCCCGCAAAACGAACCGTTTCGCCCAGGTGAAGGCTGCCTGCAAACTCGGCCCCGGCTATGACCAGCGGGACCAGACGGCCGTGCTGAAGACCGTCTGCGCTTTCGTCAAGATGCTCCATCCGGGCGACGAGCCGACCCAGGAGGAAATCAACGAGTATCTCGCCTATGCGATCGAAGGGCGGCGGCGGGTGAAGGAGCAGCTCAACAAAAAGAAGCCGGACGACGAGTTCGCCAATATCAACCTCGGTTTCTACGCACCCGACGGGCAGTTGATTACGGTCTTCTGCCCCGAATCGCGTTATGCCGACGCAACCCAGAACCCCTCACGCAGCCGGGCGCAGGAAGAAGAGGATGAGACTGTAGCTGCTAAGCCCGCTACTGTACAGCCACCTCCAGGGGCCTTTCCTCCGCCGGAGGCTCAACCTTCGGCCTTACCGGAGCCCGTTGCCTCAGAGCAGACGGAAGCCCTTGCCGCTAATAGAAGCGAACCGAAGGAGCGGCACTATCGAATCCATTACGGAGCAATCGGGCATTCCTACGAGAGCATCTTCGGCGACTACCTGCCTGGAGCAGAGGAGATCGTCATCGAGGACCCCTATATCCGGCAAAATCATCAGATCGGCAACTTCTTGCGCTTTTGCGAAACGGCCGTTCGTCTAGGCAAGCCGAAGCGTATTGTCCTGATCACGAAGTTTGACAACCAGTTCGAGAAGGACGAGGCGATGGCAAAGCTGTTTTCCATCGCCGACAGTCTGAAGCAGCTTGATATATCTTTGGAGATCAAGGAAAACGCAGCCTTGCACGATAGAGAGATAAGGCTGAGTAACGGCTGGACCTTAAAGATCGGGAGAGGTTTTGACATCTACCAGAAACCGGACGATTGGTTCCAGATCGGCGCAAATGACCTTTTTCTTAGACCGTGTTTGGAAACGAATGTGGACGTGATTCCGCGGTAGGGGGGTCCGTCTAAGCACGCGCCGAAGAACCGGCAGGGCGTGCCTTTTTCTCCTACGGTCTCGTCATAGGAATGATCTTTAAAGTCCTTTTTGGATGGCAGGAAAAATATATCATGCATCCTCAGGAAGTGAGGGTTGAGTCAGAGGAAAATAAAGGCTACCAAAATTATCAAGCTTATCCCGCCAGTCTGGTGA
The DNA window shown above is from Geoalkalibacter ferrihydriticus DSM 17813 and carries:
- the pglX gene encoding BREX-1 system adenine-specific DNA-methyltransferase PglX, which codes for MAFDKPTRNRLAKFVADARRVIADEFTEQFQSLYGISAKGDLAPLDKLSHLDDIGLATAALLRERIDYLVKTHPDDKDGRKAAVDRLAREQAFTVLNRLAAIRMAEKRDLIVESVGRGYQSRGFKVFETVAGSALGDTYHRYRRYLFCLFDELAVDLGVLFDRRSPQALLFPREPVVLALLDLLHSADLEPLWAEDETIGWIYQYYNDPEERKKMRKESAAPRNSRELAVRNQFFTPRYVVEFLTDNTLGRIWYEMTQGQTRLAEQCRYLVRRPTEIFLAEGEIAPETPDQEGLSQEALLKQPVHIPYRPLKDPRDIRLLDPACGSMHFGLYAFDLFETIYEEAWDNGFCPALQITYVSKEDFLKDVPRLIIEHNINGIDIDPRAVQIAGLSLWLRAQKAWQARNVNPVDRPRVRRSNIVCAEPMPGSPEMLQDFVTTLDPPLIGELVKTVFDKMQLAGEAGSLLKIEEEIRTAIDRARREWLKQQGDLFTRMDSSQEEFFNPAEQQVIDALRAYAEQADAGSYQRRLFADDAARGFAFIDLCRKRYDAVVMNPPFGEWSAQYKNLARDAFPNSYNDILAAFIERGGQLLRHGGHLGAITSRTCFFLSSFEKWRERVILSFLKPEIIADLGLGVMDAAMVEAAAYVLSIPMDPRQKSEMNCFRALNEQDPARKIQSMVASILKGSRPENYYIINPSSFFVVPGAPFNYWVPDRIRSAFRSFPSFEPNTGVVRVGTQTSNDERFVRTWWEVKESSIIRRPNSPVGNDAWVAFSKGGGMSRFYCDFPLVVNWHRDGKEIKDFNENTGSNKGGHWSRNVRSIEYYFMPGLTWGMRASALGICAMPSGCIFSTNAYGCFPVEDPLIVLAILSSQPAAYLIDMMLEREGFSKFVPGIVQRLPFPKYIPPEVREVLRDAALNLWKSVRDERSWSETSYSFEGTLIPDKTKKLNACFKDYRLTIEKLENDQMLHENRINSVTYSIYLFTGEDRTVIEKRFSSHSEKGSEGSSSRKEDEDVSLSDTTSYVQNLVSFALGTIFGRWEVRYSTGQRQVSNLPGLFEALPICPPGMLQNAEGLPAEPKDVPADYPLRISWPGILVDDENHPEDIVARIREAIEVIWKDRGEAIEQEACEILGVKSLRDYFRRPATFFADHLKRYSKSRRQAPIYWPLSTKSGSYTLWLYYHRLTDQTLHTCLADFLDPKIRKVQSELDALTASGQSGTRAGELREFLDELKDLRDEIERIIKLPWKPNLNDGVLITASPLWKLFRLPKWQKDLKVCWEKLEKGEYDWAHLAYSIWPTRVEDVCKKDRSIAIAHGLEHLCKVAPPKAKGTRGRKKVSPVTEELDL
- a CDS encoding PglZ domain-containing protein, with the translated sequence MTIREYIRDQVFRRRAQEKGALVIYDPVRRYYDVALDMAWEKCQVIDVSPSIIEQREAATEALSSLADGNIHQLVIWIPAPPPADSDAKQRDPFAVFAEIGAVFPSGDGDDYASICRRAKPDHVPEINRLFEDGEPTFDMMDALDQGGSWPKLKTLLGASSAREILIGIVSPKPEQEEALKQDPTWVGEAREFVHRSLGQRLKTKGQTRQSIADELWRIILFSEFVFDSGSEIPSALATLPQAGIEAKSLIYDLCDELRKHEDHKDTYTIFALEIEQELSLAERTREMTQFGERDTFSFEERLFLQRMVDQALDGELEKAREIWESRRKSIWMGQEERLAEWTLSLRALDLLDTASRLSTPRFPTLESIIHGYALNWRDLDRHHREMEQAVNEWQGDHEGLETLVARARSAYFRSVEALQAEFVRLVATEGWPVSGGQVLWNCQIFSKMVAPALDAGERVAYFLIDSLRYELGVEIEKQLSDKRPVILHTACAQLPTYTEVGMASLMPEAESALKMISKDGKLVTTLGGQVATAPATRLAYLQSKKGDQCGDIDLDDLVRQKKPKMGDKVRLLLVRTRDIDSIAHDTPHHVLQLIPTLVRQILRGLTKVADMGFDRAIIATDHGFILFHEQGAGNVAPRPAGNWLIEKTRCMLGQGQADAANLVLKREDLGIPGDFEEFAAPKALVPYSRGQIYYHEGLSLQECVLPCLNVQLVSGKKGKKLSPDSLVLTYRQGKTNRITSRRPVVDLAWPQAGLFTEEGEIEVVIEAADPKGKIVGWVGSCPTINPATGGVRINPGAALSVGLRMEDDFSGDFTVRVLDAATNVLLASLHLETGYFE
- the brxL gene encoding BREX system Lon protease-like protein BrxL, whose product is MNQDALDIKLNDVFFGKVVRKDLLLQVKKGTNVPSFVLEFLLARYCASDDPREIQEGMAAVLETIQKNYVRPDESNKAQMIVQQRGKHTFIDKIHVKYFEKEKRPWARMENFNSSRIAINDRYYQSENDRIFEGGIWAECTVAHNDVEDDPYAFYIEKLKPIQLSRFDFDGFVEGRRQFTRDEWIDVLIRSFGIEPSWMSPRLKFHYLARLAPLVEANFNFIELGPRGNGKSYTFSEFSPYSTLLGAPTSAATLWWNNGRKQVGIIGFWDVVAFDEVGEGIVVRDRETFQVMKQYMANGNFTRSSSMVTASASLAFIGNIDDAIESVVNSPEHSLFKPLHPVFDLAILDRFHTFVPGWEIPKNKDENLTRNYGLIIEYLAEAFHHLARKTNRFAQVKAACKLGPGYDQRDQTAVLKTVCAFVKMLHPGDEPTQEEINEYLAYAIEGRRRVKEQLNKKKPDDEFANINLGFYAPDGQLITVFCPESRYADATQNPSRSRAQEEEDETVAAKPATVQPPPGAFPPPEAQPSALPEPVASEQTEALAANRSEPKERHYRIHYGAIGHSYESIFGDYLPGAEEIVIEDPYIRQNHQIGNFLRFCETAVRLGKPKRIVLITKFDNQFEKDEAMAKLFSIADSLKQLDISLEIKENAALHDREIRLSNGWTLKIGRGFDIYQKPDDWFQIGANDLFLRPCLETNVDVIPR